The sequence AGTGCCGTAACAGATGAAGCCAACAGTCCGGCCGCCTTAATAGCCCCCGGCGGTGAATTTTGCCTACGCCGTGATGCCGCCTATGCCGCCTTTAACGCCATCGATGGGATAAATGTGGTTAAGGCCAAAGCCGCCTTTTATATGTTCCCTAAAGTAGATATTGCCCGCTTTGGTATTAAAAGTGATAAAGATTTTGTTTACAGCTTGTTACTTGCCAAAAAGGTGCTCATTACACACGGCACCAGCTTTGCCTACCCTATCCATGACCACTTTAGGTTGGTCTTTTTACCCGATGTGGAAACTATTAAGGGCGTGGCTAGTGCGATGAACGAATTTTTGCGGGAGTTAGAGAGCGGTAAGGCTAAGTTACTATCTGTACCTAACTAAAGAGAGGAGATTAACCACGAACCACACGAATAGCACGAATGGATTTGTGTGGTTCGTGTCATTCGTGGTAGAGGAATTTTTTGTGATTAAAAAGGGGTTACATAATTGAGTGATATTTTGTTTAAAAATGAATGTTTTTTAATCCAAGGGGCCATCTTTGAAGTACATAATGAGATGGGAAACGGTTTTTTAGAGGCTGTATACCAAGAATGCCTTGAAAAAGAGTTTAAAATACGACATATTCCCTTTCAAGCTCAATATCCATTAACACTTTTATATAAAGGAGAAAAATTAGTACAAAAGTATATACCCGACTTTATCTGTTATAATAATAAAATAATAATAGAAATAAAAGCGGTTAAAGAACTTTTACCTGAACATCAAGCGCAACTGTTAAATTATTTAAAAGTAACTAATTTAAAATTAGGTTTGCTTATAAACTTTGGGGCATATCCTAAAGCAGAGATAATGCGTATGGCAAATTAATTTTTCGTGATTGAAAAGAAGAACAACCACGAATGGCACTAATAGCACGAATTGTAAGAGAGTTGTTTTATTTGGGGTTATGTACTTTTTCGTGGTAAAAATAAAGGAGTTTTAAATGACAGAAGATTTAAGCGCCGCTTTCCGTATCATCGGTATAGCCGCCATCTGGTTATCGATATTTTTGTTTGTACTCTATTACGCTACTAGGCTAATGTCGTACCTTGCGCAAAGATACGGACCAAAGGCGGCCCAAAGCGAAGTTAGCGAAAGCAAGGCAAAGCAAGCCGATGACAGCGAGGTAGCGGTGGCCATCGCCATAG comes from Spirochaetaceae bacterium and encodes:
- a CDS encoding GxxExxY protein codes for the protein MSDILFKNECFLIQGAIFEVHNEMGNGFLEAVYQECLEKEFKIRHIPFQAQYPLTLLYKGEKLVQKYIPDFICYNNKIIIEIKAVKELLPEHQAQLLNYLKVTNLKLGLLINFGAYPKAEIMRMAN
- a CDS encoding OadG family protein, which codes for MTEDLSAAFRIIGIAAIWLSIFLFVLYYATRLMSYLAQRYGPKAAQSEVSESKAKQADDSEVAVAIAIALSKIKEEQNEKN